In Methylomagnum ishizawai, one DNA window encodes the following:
- a CDS encoding ExeA family protein: MNLRETLSRHNIGPAELGRALTQQGGRNAGRPFGISAMSLLINHGKFPAATPEEAIKQQIEGYLEGRGIPLAEIEGLWAAAATAAQAEASTTSAEDTAMLPRKSGLSPQARKHFKLMNPPLGDVERDEDMFLSPNIRYAREALMGAMRNGGFLAMVGESGAGKTTLIVECEEQIRRNALPVTIIRPPIIGMDIDSDKGAPLKARNILNFIMDVIDPSAKRQANLTGFAWGVQRALAERHAQGQRFALVIDDAHRLHKFTMNHLKDFYEIKSGRARLLSIILMGQPALANRLDPLNPDVVQITQRCELLTLSPLGDDLRGYLEARFTAAGLTLAGVFAPDAVDALRARLTTTQSAGGRRQVAVDLTYPLAVNNLVTASMNLAAELGVPQVSADVVREA, from the coding sequence ATGAACCTGCGCGAGACCCTTAGCCGGCACAACATCGGCCCCGCCGAATTGGGCCGCGCCCTGACCCAGCAAGGCGGGCGCAACGCCGGACGACCGTTCGGCATTTCGGCCATGAGCCTGCTTATCAACCACGGCAAATTCCCGGCGGCGACGCCGGAGGAGGCAATCAAGCAGCAGATCGAGGGTTATTTGGAAGGCCGGGGGATTCCCCTGGCCGAGATCGAGGGGCTTTGGGCGGCGGCTGCAACCGCCGCCCAAGCCGAAGCAAGCACAACGTCCGCGGAGGACACCGCTATGTTACCGAGAAAATCCGGCCTGTCGCCACAGGCCCGCAAGCACTTCAAGCTGATGAACCCCCCGCTCGGGGATGTCGAGCGCGACGAGGACATGTTCCTCTCGCCCAATATCCGCTATGCCCGCGAAGCCCTGATGGGCGCGATGCGGAATGGCGGATTCCTGGCCATGGTCGGCGAATCCGGCGCGGGCAAGACCACCTTGATCGTCGAATGCGAGGAGCAAATCCGCCGCAACGCGCTACCCGTCACCATCATCCGCCCGCCCATCATCGGCATGGACATCGACTCCGACAAGGGTGCCCCGCTGAAAGCCCGCAACATCCTGAACTTCATCATGGATGTCATCGACCCATCGGCCAAGCGGCAGGCCAACCTGACCGGCTTCGCCTGGGGCGTCCAGCGGGCCTTGGCCGAACGGCACGCCCAAGGCCAGCGGTTCGCCCTGGTGATCGACGACGCGCATCGGCTGCACAAGTTCACGATGAACCATCTCAAGGATTTCTACGAAATCAAGTCGGGCCGGGCGCGGCTGCTCTCCATCATCCTGATGGGCCAGCCCGCCCTGGCCAACCGGCTCGACCCGCTGAACCCGGACGTGGTCCAGATTACCCAGCGCTGCGAGCTTCTCACGCTCTCGCCACTGGGCGACGACTTGCGGGGCTACCTGGAGGCGCGGTTCACCGCCGCTGGATTGACCCTGGCCGGCGTATTCGCGCCGGATGCCGTGGATGCCCTACGCGCCCGGCTCACCACCACCCAAAGCGCGGGTGGGCGTAGGCAAGTGGCGGTCGACCTGACCTATCCCCTGGCCGTGAACAACCTGGTGACGGCCAGTATGAACCTCGCCGCCGAACTGGGCGTGCCGCAGGTTTCCGCCGACGTGGTCCGGGAGGCGTAG
- a CDS encoding helix-turn-helix domain-containing protein, producing MTDWHRADIVAALRKTPEKWSLSRLSIHHGYIRTALGNCLRGPWPHGQRLIAEAIGVKPWEIWPSRYDGNGQPISGRKEVGGRRGNSTTPEKPGTPIEQPNNA from the coding sequence GTGACGGATTGGCACCGGGCCGACATCGTGGCCGCGCTCCGCAAGACCCCGGAGAAGTGGAGCTTGAGCCGGTTATCGATCCACCACGGCTATATAAGGACGGCGCTGGGCAACTGCCTGCGCGGCCCTTGGCCCCATGGGCAACGCCTGATCGCGGAAGCTATCGGCGTGAAGCCCTGGGAAATCTGGCCCTCCCGCTACGACGGGAACGGCCAACCCATTAGCGGGCGGAAGGAAGTTGGTGGACGTAGGGGTAACTCTACCACACCGGAAAAACCCGGAACCCCTATCGAACAGCCGAACAATGCCTAA